The Henckelia pumila isolate YLH828 chromosome 2, ASM3356847v2, whole genome shotgun sequence genome includes a window with the following:
- the LOC140882012 gene encoding uncharacterized protein isoform X1, which translates to MTMRAMVLKNYRFSSILEQAEVKIPEMKDNEVMIKVRASGVNRSDIIDVVTSAIGVCPGLECSGIIEAVGRNVNCWKVGERVCAILEGGGFAEKVVVPADFLLPLPDDIDLDDAAGLAYASCSIWPALFEMCVAKTHEDKTILIREGTNGIDALAIQYAKHLGLKVIASTGSSDTFSMCYDYGADICLDHSSTSFVWEVVEKTGYSGVDFVLDYGASDLERNIDCCRRRGKVFIVDLHGMLSNSIDLAMLENKQAEIKVFDLPSRDVGYKASVIAQMRTHLWPAILTKKVFVVVWHRFEVTEAQKALNLLKENDNIGKIIVHMNFEKTSFHLKMD; encoded by the exons ATGACAATGAGAGCGATGGTACTTAAAAATTACCGTTTTTCAAGTATTTTAGAGCAGGCGGAAGTTAAAATACCTGAAATGAAGGACAATGAAGTAATGATCAAGGTGCGTGCCAGTGGTGTCAATAGAAGTGATATAATTGATGTGGTTACAAGTGCCATCGGTGTCTGCCCAGGTCTTGAGTGCTCTGGAATAATTGAAGCAGTTGGAAGAAATGTCAATTGTTGGAAAGTTGGAGAAAGG GTTTGTGCCATTCTCGAGGGAGGAGGGTTTGCTGAAAAAGTGGTGGTACCGGCAGACTTTCTTCTTCCATTACCTGATGATATTGATTTAGATGATGCTGCGGGCTTAGCTTATGCATCATGCAGTATATGGCCAGCTTTATTTGAAATGTGTGTTGCCAAGACGCATGAAGATAAAACGATATTG ATTCGTGAAGGCACTAACGGGATTGACGCATTGGCGATACAGTATGCAAAGCACTTGGGCTTAAAAGTTATTGCCTCCACAG GAAGTAGCGACACTTTTTCAATGTGTTATGATTATGGTGCTGACATTTGTTTAGATCACTCATCGACAAGCTTTGTATGGGAGGTTGTCGAGAAAACTGGATACTCGG GTGTTGATTTTGTTCTTGAttacggagcttccgatcttgaaaGAAACATTGACTGCTGTCGTCGTAGGGGTAAGGTTTTCATTGTGGATTTGCATGGAATGTTATCTAATAGCATAGATCTTGCTATGCTAGAAAACAAACAGGCTGAAATCAAAG TTTTTGATCTACCATCTAGAGATGTGGGTTATAAAGCTTCTGTGATTGCACAAATGAGAACTCATTTGTGGCCTGCCATTCTTACAAAAAAGGTTTTCGTTGTAGTGTGGCATCGTTTTGAAGTGACTGAAGCTCAAAAAGCCCTGAACCTTTTAAAGGAAAATGATAATATTGGAAAGATTATTGTGCATATGAATTTTGAGAAGACCAGTTTCCATCTTAAAATGGACTAA
- the LOC140882012 gene encoding uncharacterized protein isoform X3, with amino-acid sequence MTMRAMVLKNYRFSSILEQAEVKIPEMKDNEVMIKVRASGVNRSDIIDVVTSAIGVCPGLECSGIIEAVGRNVNCWKVGERVCAILEGGGFAEKVVVPADFLLPLPDDIDLDDAAGLAYASCSIWPALFEMCVAKTHEDKTILIREGTNGIDALAIQYAKHLGLKVIASTGSSDTFSMCYDYGADICLDHSSTSFVWEVVEKTGYSGVDFVLDYGASDLERNIDCCRRRGKVFIVDLHGMLSNSIDLAMLENKQAEIKVFDLPSRDVGYKASVIAQMRTHLWPAILTKKV; translated from the exons ATGACAATGAGAGCGATGGTACTTAAAAATTACCGTTTTTCAAGTATTTTAGAGCAGGCGGAAGTTAAAATACCTGAAATGAAGGACAATGAAGTAATGATCAAGGTGCGTGCCAGTGGTGTCAATAGAAGTGATATAATTGATGTGGTTACAAGTGCCATCGGTGTCTGCCCAGGTCTTGAGTGCTCTGGAATAATTGAAGCAGTTGGAAGAAATGTCAATTGTTGGAAAGTTGGAGAAAGG GTTTGTGCCATTCTCGAGGGAGGAGGGTTTGCTGAAAAAGTGGTGGTACCGGCAGACTTTCTTCTTCCATTACCTGATGATATTGATTTAGATGATGCTGCGGGCTTAGCTTATGCATCATGCAGTATATGGCCAGCTTTATTTGAAATGTGTGTTGCCAAGACGCATGAAGATAAAACGATATTG ATTCGTGAAGGCACTAACGGGATTGACGCATTGGCGATACAGTATGCAAAGCACTTGGGCTTAAAAGTTATTGCCTCCACAG GAAGTAGCGACACTTTTTCAATGTGTTATGATTATGGTGCTGACATTTGTTTAGATCACTCATCGACAAGCTTTGTATGGGAGGTTGTCGAGAAAACTGGATACTCGG GTGTTGATTTTGTTCTTGAttacggagcttccgatcttgaaaGAAACATTGACTGCTGTCGTCGTAGGGGTAAGGTTTTCATTGTGGATTTGCATGGAATGTTATCTAATAGCATAGATCTTGCTATGCTAGAAAACAAACAGGCTGAAATCAAAG TTTTTGATCTACCATCTAGAGATGTGGGTTATAAAGCTTCTGTGATTGCACAAATGAGAACTCATTTGTGGCCTGCCATTCTTACAAAAAAG GTGTGA
- the LOC140882012 gene encoding uncharacterized protein isoform X2: protein MTMRAMVLKNYRFSSILEQAEVKIPEMKDNEVMIKVRASGVNRSDIIDVVTSAIGVCPGLECSGIIEAVGRNVNCWKVGERVCAILEGGGFAEKVVVPADFLLPLPDDIDLDDAAGLAYASCSIWPALFEMCVAKTHEDKTILIREGTNGIDALAIQYAKHLGLKVIASTDHSSTSFVWEVVEKTGYSGVDFVLDYGASDLERNIDCCRRRGKVFIVDLHGMLSNSIDLAMLENKQAEIKVFDLPSRDVGYKASVIAQMRTHLWPAILTKKVFVVVWHRFEVTEAQKALNLLKENDNIGKIIVHMNFEKTSFHLKMD from the exons ATGACAATGAGAGCGATGGTACTTAAAAATTACCGTTTTTCAAGTATTTTAGAGCAGGCGGAAGTTAAAATACCTGAAATGAAGGACAATGAAGTAATGATCAAGGTGCGTGCCAGTGGTGTCAATAGAAGTGATATAATTGATGTGGTTACAAGTGCCATCGGTGTCTGCCCAGGTCTTGAGTGCTCTGGAATAATTGAAGCAGTTGGAAGAAATGTCAATTGTTGGAAAGTTGGAGAAAGG GTTTGTGCCATTCTCGAGGGAGGAGGGTTTGCTGAAAAAGTGGTGGTACCGGCAGACTTTCTTCTTCCATTACCTGATGATATTGATTTAGATGATGCTGCGGGCTTAGCTTATGCATCATGCAGTATATGGCCAGCTTTATTTGAAATGTGTGTTGCCAAGACGCATGAAGATAAAACGATATTG ATTCGTGAAGGCACTAACGGGATTGACGCATTGGCGATACAGTATGCAAAGCACTTGGGCTTAAAAGTTATTGCCTCCACAG ATCACTCATCGACAAGCTTTGTATGGGAGGTTGTCGAGAAAACTGGATACTCGG GTGTTGATTTTGTTCTTGAttacggagcttccgatcttgaaaGAAACATTGACTGCTGTCGTCGTAGGGGTAAGGTTTTCATTGTGGATTTGCATGGAATGTTATCTAATAGCATAGATCTTGCTATGCTAGAAAACAAACAGGCTGAAATCAAAG TTTTTGATCTACCATCTAGAGATGTGGGTTATAAAGCTTCTGTGATTGCACAAATGAGAACTCATTTGTGGCCTGCCATTCTTACAAAAAAGGTTTTCGTTGTAGTGTGGCATCGTTTTGAAGTGACTGAAGCTCAAAAAGCCCTGAACCTTTTAAAGGAAAATGATAATATTGGAAAGATTATTGTGCATATGAATTTTGAGAAGACCAGTTTCCATCTTAAAATGGACTAA